A region of Candidatus Bathyarchaeota archaeon DNA encodes the following proteins:
- a CDS encoding glutamine synthetase, with amino-acid sequence MKHFKDAVWREQVTKTVNFIQEHKIKFARLQFIDINGIPKSLSVSTKRIESVFEDGQSFDGSSVTGYRPIEESDLVLYPDPSTFALLPWRSGEKSSCRFICDVYTPENKRFEGDPRFILEKALEKCREEGFIFKCAPEIEFFILKDEKGSVPTPIDIGGYFDLHPGDLTEDLRREIADEAEAFGIEIEIAHHEVALGQNEIDFKYDEALVTADRTVTMKMVVKSVASRNGYIATFMPKPFYGVNGSGMHVHQSFWSLNGENVFYSENEKQGWLSNIALHFIGGQLTYGREICAVLASWPNSYKRLVPGYEAPVYIAWGFRNRSPLIRVPNFGGKPKAARIEIRCPDPAGNPYLQFAVLCMSGLEGIKKKIEPPEPTDLNVYRLSYEERKRLGIKSLPESLKEALDEMEKSELVKQVLGETLFENFLQEKRKEWDLYRAQVTEWEIERYLRKL; translated from the coding sequence TTGAAGCATTTCAAAGATGCTGTATGGCGTGAACAAGTAACAAAAACAGTTAATTTTATTCAAGAACATAAAATTAAGTTTGCACGTCTTCAATTCATAGATATAAATGGCATTCCAAAAAGCTTATCTGTAAGCACTAAAAGAATCGAATCTGTATTTGAAGATGGGCAATCTTTTGACGGTTCCTCTGTAACAGGTTATAGGCCTATAGAAGAATCTGATCTTGTTCTTTACCCTGACCCATCAACTTTCGCTTTATTACCTTGGAGAAGTGGAGAAAAAAGTAGTTGCCGCTTTATATGCGATGTTTATACACCAGAAAATAAGAGATTTGAAGGCGATCCAAGATTTATTCTTGAAAAAGCTTTAGAAAAATGTAGGGAAGAAGGCTTCATATTTAAATGTGCTCCAGAAATAGAATTCTTTATTCTTAAAGATGAGAAAGGTTCTGTCCCTACTCCAATTGATATAGGTGGATATTTTGATCTTCACCCTGGAGATTTAACAGAGGATCTTAGACGAGAAATAGCTGATGAAGCTGAAGCTTTTGGAATAGAAATTGAGATTGCTCATCATGAAGTAGCTTTAGGTCAAAACGAAATAGACTTTAAATATGATGAAGCTCTTGTGACTGCTGATAGAACTGTAACTATGAAAATGGTTGTAAAAAGTGTTGCTAGTAGAAATGGTTATATAGCAACTTTTATGCCTAAACCCTTTTATGGTGTAAACGGCTCAGGGATGCATGTCCACCAAAGTTTTTGGTCTCTTAATGGTGAAAATGTTTTTTACAGTGAAAATGAAAAGCAAGGATGGTTATCTAATATAGCATTACATTTTATAGGCGGTCAATTAACTTATGGAAGAGAAATATGCGCTGTATTAGCTTCTTGGCCAAACTCTTATAAAAGGCTTGTACCTGGATATGAGGCACCAGTTTATATTGCATGGGGTTTTAGAAACCGTTCTCCATTAATAAGAGTTCCAAATTTTGGAGGAAAACCTAAAGCTGCTAGAATTGAAATTAGATGTCCTGATCCAGCAGGGAATCCATACCTTCAATTTGCTGTTCTTTGCATGAGTGGTTTAGAAGGAATTAAAAAGAAAATTGAGCCTCCAGAACCTACAGACTTAAATGTTTATCGATTAAGTTATGAAGAACGAAAAAGACTCGGAATAAAATCTCTTCCAGAATCCTTAAAGGAAGCTTTAGATGAAATGGAGAAAAGCGAACTAGTAAAACAAGTATTAGGTGAAACACTTTTCGAAAATTTTCTTCAAGAGAAACGTAAAGAATGGGATCTTTATAGAGCGCAAGTAACAGAATGGGAAATCGAAAGATATCTAAGAAAACTTTAA
- a CDS encoding flavin reductase family protein, which yields MINIPLAKAVRLISPRLTVLVNTIDQYGNLNSAPYSWVYPLSFNPPLIGIGIGGKHKHTYINSKASGEFVVCIVSEDFAQQAVNCEEKHKLEENLLEKNGLHIDASKKVKVPRVKESKAVLECKVKGFLEFGGDHLILIGEIVYAEAECLNNEVDLDAIKPILHVYGEKFRSVGKEIILERRKL from the coding sequence TTGATAAATATTCCCTTAGCAAAAGCTGTAAGGTTAATTTCACCTAGATTAACCGTTCTTGTAAACACTATAGATCAATATGGAAATTTAAATTCAGCACCTTACTCTTGGGTTTACCCATTAAGTTTTAATCCACCTTTAATAGGGATAGGTATAGGTGGAAAACATAAGCATACATATATAAACTCAAAAGCATCAGGAGAATTTGTTGTATGTATAGTTTCTGAAGATTTTGCTCAACAAGCTGTAAATTGCGAAGAGAAACATAAACTTGAGGAGAACCTTTTAGAGAAAAATGGGCTTCATATAGATGCTTCAAAAAAAGTTAAGGTTCCAAGAGTTAAAGAATCTAAGGCAGTTTTAGAGTGTAAAGTCAAAGGCTTTTTAGAGTTTGGGGGAGATCACTTAATATTAATTGGTGAAATTGTTTATGCTGAAGCTGAATGTTTAAATAATGAAGTAGATCTAGATGCTATAAAACCTATACTTCATGTTTATGGAGAAAAATTTAGAAGCGTTGGAAAAGAAATAATACTTGAAAGAAGAAAATTATAG
- a CDS encoding MBL fold metallo-hydrolase, whose amino-acid sequence MFEYKGVKISWLGHDCFKIKNDKIIYIDPFNIKEGEKADIIFVTHEHYDHCSPKDIKKISTSETMVVAPESCKTQLSGMKKTKLVKPGDKIIVEGVEVEVVPAYNINKFKAPGEVFHPKEEGKVGYIITLNGVKIYHAGDTDLIQEMKNIQVDVALLPVSGTYVMTAEEAAEATKIIKTEVAIPMHYGSIVGDEKDAEKFKKIASCKVEILKKEDK is encoded by the coding sequence ATGTTTGAGTATAAAGGTGTTAAAATAAGCTGGCTTGGCCATGATTGTTTTAAAATTAAAAACGATAAAATAATTTATATTGATCCATTTAACATTAAGGAAGGGGAAAAAGCTGATATAATTTTTGTAACTCATGAACATTATGATCATTGCAGCCCAAAAGATATTAAAAAAATTTCAACTTCAGAAACAATGGTTGTAGCTCCTGAATCTTGTAAAACTCAGCTTTCAGGAATGAAGAAAACTAAACTTGTAAAACCTGGAGATAAAATAATTGTTGAAGGAGTAGAAGTTGAAGTTGTTCCAGCTTATAATATAAATAAGTTTAAAGCGCCTGGTGAAGTTTTTCATCCTAAAGAGGAAGGTAAAGTGGGATATATAATAACTTTAAATGGAGTTAAAATTTATCATGCAGGTGATACAGATTTAATTCAAGAAATGAAGAATATCCAAGTTGATGTGGCGTTACTTCCTGTGAGTGGAACATATGTTATGACTGCTGAAGAAGCTGCTGAAGCCACTAAAATAATTAAAACTGAAGTGGCTATTCCAATGCATTATGGGAGTATTGTTGGAGACGAGAAAGATGCTGAAAAATTTAAGAAGATAGCATCTTGTAAAGTAGAAATATTAAAGAAGGAAGATAAATAA
- the rpiA gene encoding ribose 5-phosphate isomerase A, translating to MSWKENARKLASKEVLKHIKDGFIIGLGSGTTMEIFIKELAYKIKFEELDVLAVPSSTQVELIAASLGIKLTSLNEYPKLDLAIDGADQVDVKTLNLIKGGGAALTREKIIDSSAKKLVIIIDEEKLTDKLSCPIPLEVMQFGIKATIEKIIEIGGKPKLRESLGKVGPVVTDNGNFIIDVDFGELNKPEELNYKLKMIPGVIETGLFLRMTNEVYVGEKNGKVKVLTKS from the coding sequence ATGAGCTGGAAAGAAAATGCTAGAAAATTAGCTTCAAAAGAAGTATTAAAACATATTAAGGATGGTTTCATAATAGGTTTAGGTAGCGGAACTACAATGGAAATATTCATTAAGGAGTTAGCTTATAAAATAAAGTTTGAAGAACTTGATGTTTTAGCTGTTCCATCATCTACTCAAGTTGAGCTTATAGCAGCATCTTTAGGAATAAAATTAACTTCTTTAAATGAATATCCAAAACTTGATTTAGCTATTGATGGAGCTGATCAAGTAGATGTAAAAACTTTAAATTTAATAAAAGGTGGTGGTGCAGCCTTAACAAGAGAGAAAATTATTGATTCTTCCGCTAAAAAGTTAGTAATAATAATTGATGAAGAAAAATTAACAGATAAATTATCGTGTCCAATACCTCTAGAAGTAATGCAATTTGGAATAAAAGCGACAATAGAAAAAATAATAGAGATTGGAGGAAAGCCAAAGCTGAGAGAAAGTTTAGGGAAAGTGGGTCCAGTAGTAACAGATAATGGAAATTTCATTATAGATGTTGATTTTGGAGAGTTAAATAAACCTGAAGAACTTAATTATAAATTAAAGATGATTCCAGGTGTAATTGAGACAGGTTTATTTTTAAGAATGACTAATGAAGTTTATGTAGGGGAAAAAAATGGAAAAGTTAAAGTTTTAACTAAATCTTAA
- the cofC gene encoding 2-phospho-L-lactate guanylyltransferase has translation MKVYAIIPVKELSKSKTRLSLILNPKERETLSLIMLKDVLNALFSSKKIEKVIIVSSDSTVLNLYEKLGFKPLLETNKGDLNLAINEAIQFSLNENAQAVLIMPSDIPLVKTEDIDFLINNCDEKPSIIISPSKRMDGTNALLLHPPTILNVAYGENSFNIHVEKALKTKAQLKIIALPRIALDIDIIEDLRDLIKFGDGTLTKNFLINSGLTFKI, from the coding sequence ATGAAGGTTTACGCAATAATCCCTGTTAAAGAGTTATCCAAATCTAAAACAAGGCTTTCTTTAATTCTTAACCCTAAAGAAAGAGAAACACTCTCTTTAATAATGCTTAAAGATGTTTTAAACGCTTTATTCTCATCAAAAAAGATTGAAAAAGTGATTATTGTAAGCTCAGATTCAACTGTGTTAAATCTTTATGAAAAATTAGGTTTTAAACCTTTATTGGAAACTAATAAGGGAGACTTAAATTTAGCTATTAATGAAGCTATACAATTTAGCTTAAATGAAAATGCTCAAGCAGTGTTAATTATGCCTTCAGATATCCCATTAGTAAAAACTGAAGATATAGATTTTCTTATTAATAACTGCGATGAAAAACCATCAATTATTATTTCCCCTTCAAAAAGAATGGATGGGACAAATGCTTTACTTCTTCATCCTCCTACAATCCTAAATGTTGCTTATGGAGAAAACAGCTTTAATATTCATGTTGAAAAAGCTTTAAAAACAAAGGCTCAATTAAAAATAATTGCACTTCCTAGAATCGCCCTCGATATAGATATTATTGAGGATCTTAGAGACTTAATTAAATTTGGAGACGGAACTTTAACTAAAAATTTTTTAATTAACTCTGGTTTAACATTTAAGATTTAG
- a CDS encoding 2-phospho-L-lactate transferase, translating into MLTILAGGVGAAKFLQGLTKIVPESELSIIVNTGDDIELYGLHISPDLDIITYTLSGIVDEKKGWGIHKDSFNCLKMLGKYGLEEWFKLGDKDLATHIYRSKLLKNGFTLSEATKRICQALGVKAKIIPMTNSKVETQIMIKDGAIHFQEYLVKRKAKDEVINVKFNGAENAEPCAEALEALENSEAIIISPSNPIVSIGPILAIKGFKETLKNLKNKVLAITPIIQNAPVKGPADKLMKGLGLKVSAYTVAMLYKEFITYFVLDKRDLTLKDEIEKLGVKVIITDTLMKSLKDKIKLANKVLTALREMKEI; encoded by the coding sequence ATGTTAACAATTTTGGCTGGTGGAGTTGGTGCTGCAAAGTTTCTTCAAGGACTTACTAAAATTGTTCCTGAGAGTGAATTAAGCATTATAGTAAATACGGGAGATGACATTGAGCTTTATGGTCTTCACATATCACCAGACCTAGATATAATCACTTATACACTTTCTGGAATTGTTGATGAAAAGAAAGGTTGGGGAATACATAAAGACTCTTTTAATTGTCTTAAAATGCTTGGTAAATACGGTTTAGAGGAATGGTTTAAACTTGGCGATAAGGATTTAGCAACACACATCTATAGAAGCAAACTTTTAAAAAACGGTTTTACACTTTCTGAAGCTACAAAAAGGATTTGTCAAGCTTTAGGAGTTAAAGCAAAAATTATTCCAATGACCAACAGTAAAGTTGAAACTCAAATAATGATCAAAGATGGAGCAATTCATTTTCAGGAATATCTAGTTAAAAGAAAAGCTAAAGATGAAGTTATTAACGTTAAATTTAATGGTGCAGAAAACGCTGAACCATGTGCAGAAGCTCTTGAAGCTCTTGAAAACTCGGAAGCTATAATTATTTCTCCAAGCAATCCAATAGTAAGCATTGGCCCAATTTTAGCTATAAAAGGATTTAAAGAAACTTTAAAAAATTTAAAAAATAAAGTTCTTGCTATAACACCTATTATTCAAAATGCTCCAGTTAAAGGACCTGCAGATAAATTAATGAAAGGTTTAGGATTAAAGGTTTCAGCTTATACTGTTGCAATGTTATATAAAGAGTTTATTACATATTTTGTTTTAGATAAAAGGGATTTAACATTAAAAGATGAAATTGAGAAACTTGGAGTTAAAGTTATTATTACAGACACTTTAATGAAAAGTTTAAAAGACAAGATTAAACTAGCTAATAAGGTATTAACAGCTTTAAGAGAGATGAAAGAAATATGA
- a CDS encoding nitroreductase family protein has translation MSIFELFKNRRSIREYSNKKVPDEVLQRILEAGRWAPSAHNAQPWRFIILKDQNLKLLLAEQMAAEWSKDLKLDKVPQEKIKTLTDTSIKIFSNAPVIIIVCLTMENMDVYPDEKRKKFEYIMGVQSVAAAIENILLAASLEGLGACWFCAPLFCQSIVQKILGIPKHIEPQALITIGYPRFSPSPSSRKSLKEIVYVDKWGVKWDSLC, from the coding sequence CTGTCTATTTTTGAGCTTTTTAAGAACAGAAGAAGTATACGTGAGTACTCTAATAAAAAAGTTCCAGATGAAGTTTTACAAAGAATTTTAGAAGCTGGAAGATGGGCGCCATCCGCTCATAATGCTCAACCATGGCGCTTCATAATTTTGAAGGATCAAAATTTAAAATTACTTTTAGCTGAACAAATGGCTGCTGAATGGAGTAAAGATCTTAAACTAGATAAAGTACCTCAAGAAAAAATAAAAACTTTAACTGATACCTCTATCAAAATTTTCTCAAACGCTCCTGTTATTATAATTGTTTGTCTAACTATGGAGAATATGGATGTTTATCCAGATGAAAAAAGAAAAAAATTCGAATATATAATGGGTGTTCAAAGCGTAGCTGCAGCTATTGAAAACATTCTTTTAGCAGCTAGTTTAGAAGGGTTAGGCGCCTGCTGGTTTTGTGCACCACTTTTTTGTCAATCGATAGTTCAAAAGATTTTAGGAATTCCAAAACATATAGAGCCTCAAGCATTAATTACTATAGGTTACCCTAGGTTCTCCCCCTCCCCCTCCTCAAGAAAAAGTTTAAAAGAAATTGTTTATGTTGATAAATGGGGCGTTAAGTGGGATTCTTTATGTTAA
- a CDS encoding iron-containing alcohol dehydrogenase, producing the protein MLRFKLNYRFKCNCGREHYTYIKKVIVEPNAIEMVGECLKDLNVGCKGLIVQDVNTKKIAGDYLKLRLIEEGFKVYSIIINRPDEANISMVKDEVIKCKSDFILGVGGTSVLDVVKAAALEASKIDRKIPYLTFSTTAANDGLSSAVASIYERKNGIENKVSKVTDPPLAVIVDLNIISKTLENPATAWMIPAGCGDIIGKLTALKDWELGRKEKGEYYCEYIADLAKASVNDVLEKPERIATGELEGLKDYVESLISSGVAMILAGSSRPCSGSEHLFSHYLELYAIREGLPLGRHGEQVAVGERLMAIYHMRHNQENWWREKRYQPEEVLHFLKKVKCPHTISQIKISEEVAVEALINAPLIRPERYTILHKKPIKSRNEAIELINKVCGAGSGI; encoded by the coding sequence ATGCTAAGATTTAAGTTAAATTATAGGTTTAAATGTAACTGCGGTAGAGAGCATTATACATATATTAAAAAAGTTATTGTTGAACCTAATGCCATAGAAATGGTTGGTGAATGCTTAAAAGATTTAAATGTTGGATGTAAAGGTTTGATAGTTCAAGATGTTAATACAAAAAAAATCGCTGGGGATTATTTAAAGTTAAGGCTTATTGAAGAGGGATTTAAAGTTTACTCTATTATAATAAATAGGCCTGATGAAGCTAATATAAGTATGGTTAAAGATGAAGTAATCAAATGTAAATCTGATTTTATTTTAGGTGTGGGTGGAACAAGTGTTTTAGATGTTGTTAAAGCAGCTGCTTTGGAAGCAAGTAAAATCGATAGGAAAATCCCTTATTTAACTTTTTCAACAACAGCTGCTAATGATGGGTTATCCTCAGCTGTAGCATCTATATATGAAAGAAAAAATGGAATTGAAAATAAAGTTTCGAAGGTAACAGATCCTCCATTAGCAGTTATCGTTGATTTAAATATAATTTCAAAAACTTTAGAGAATCCTGCGACAGCTTGGATGATTCCTGCAGGATGCGGTGACATAATTGGAAAGTTAACAGCCTTAAAAGATTGGGAATTAGGAAGAAAAGAGAAAGGAGAATACTATTGTGAATATATAGCTGATTTAGCCAAAGCTTCAGTGAATGACGTTTTAGAAAAACCAGAGCGAATAGCAACTGGAGAACTTGAAGGTTTAAAAGATTATGTTGAGTCTTTAATTAGTTCTGGAGTAGCTATGATTCTTGCAGGTTCTTCAAGACCATGCTCAGGTTCAGAACATTTATTCTCCCATTACTTAGAGTTATATGCTATAAGGGAAGGTTTACCTTTAGGAAGGCATGGAGAGCAAGTTGCTGTTGGGGAAAGATTAATGGCGATTTACCATATGAGACATAATCAAGAAAATTGGTGGAGAGAAAAAAGATATCAACCTGAAGAAGTTCTTCATTTTCTTAAGAAGGTGAAGTGCCCACATACAATTTCTCAGATTAAAATAAGTGAGGAAGTAGCGGTAGAAGCGTTAATTAATGCACCCTTAATAAGACCTGAAAGATACACAATTCTTCATAAAAAACCAATAAAAAGTAGAAACGAAGCTATTGAATTAATTAATAAAGTATGTGGCGCCGGGAGTGGGATTTGA
- a CDS encoding DUF429 domain-containing protein: MRFIGLDLSGVEKRPSGFCVLNKNLEAKTFLVYKDEEILYWIGVFKPKIVSIDAPLALPKNRCCLKDSCSCKSKGHLRECDKKLLEMGIKFFPLTLGPMRSLTLRGLKLKSLIEEKGFKAIETYPGAAQDLLGIPRKKLGIEPLRSALIKLGIKGDIIKKEISDHELDAITCALTGKMYFEGEYLALGDPKEILMILPKPKRKNIKQRFNI; encoded by the coding sequence ATGCGATTTATTGGTTTAGACTTATCAGGCGTTGAAAAAAGACCTAGTGGATTTTGCGTTTTAAATAAAAATCTTGAAGCTAAAACTTTTCTTGTTTATAAGGATGAAGAAATTCTTTATTGGATAGGAGTTTTCAAACCTAAAATTGTAAGTATTGATGCTCCATTAGCTTTACCAAAAAACCGTTGCTGCTTAAAAGATTCATGCTCTTGCAAAAGTAAAGGACATTTAAGAGAATGCGATAAAAAACTTCTTGAAATGGGAATAAAATTTTTCCCTTTAACTTTAGGCCCTATGAGAAGTTTAACTTTAAGAGGTTTAAAATTAAAATCCCTTATTGAGGAAAAAGGATTTAAAGCTATAGAAACATACCCTGGAGCTGCGCAAGATCTTTTAGGTATTCCCAGAAAAAAACTCGGTATTGAACCATTAAGAAGCGCTTTAATAAAGCTTGGTATAAAAGGGGATATAATTAAAAAAGAGATATCAGATCATGAACTTGATGCTATAACATGCGCTTTAACTGGAAAAATGTATTTTGAAGGTGAATATTTAGCTTTAGGAGATCCTAAAGAAATACTAATGATTTTACCTAAACCTAAAAGGAAAAATATTAAGCAGAGGTTTAACATTTAA
- a CDS encoding phosphate uptake regulator PhoU has translation MAFEIRKLQKTVDGTFFVTLPKSWVNALGLKQGDAVSFLKEEGGKLIIQPYSGELKREIEIVILKPSDFLEREIGENYLLGVDIIEVRSEDFIKSDVRERIKKIIKRLIGLEIVEEGSRKIVIQCLLEPSLVTPDKILKRLHLISLEMGKDSIHALLNGNINLAKVVMERDEEVDRMYFLLVRTIRIALLNPLISEKASIKPIDCLDYRMLASLIEHFADYSTLIAETCINYNSCPPKDLIEPLNEIGKTICNCYEKAFEAVLSKNLKLTLEVYSESKLIEDIIRSLESKLYELSPETREKLMPLTSVFNYMKEVCIDIADLTRTK, from the coding sequence TTGGCTTTTGAAATTAGAAAGCTACAAAAAACTGTTGATGGAACTTTTTTTGTAACTTTACCTAAATCTTGGGTTAATGCTTTAGGTTTAAAACAAGGTGATGCTGTTTCTTTTTTAAAAGAGGAAGGCGGTAAACTTATTATTCAACCCTATAGTGGAGAATTAAAAAGAGAAATTGAAATTGTTATATTAAAGCCTTCAGATTTTCTTGAAAGAGAAATTGGAGAAAACTATTTGCTTGGAGTAGATATTATAGAGGTTAGATCAGAAGACTTCATTAAGTCTGATGTTAGAGAAAGAATTAAAAAAATTATAAAACGATTAATTGGTTTGGAAATTGTTGAAGAAGGTTCTCGAAAAATTGTAATTCAATGTTTATTAGAACCTTCTCTTGTTACTCCTGATAAAATATTAAAACGTCTTCATTTAATATCTTTAGAAATGGGTAAGGATTCTATTCATGCTTTATTAAATGGAAACATTAATTTAGCTAAAGTTGTTATGGAGCGAGATGAAGAAGTTGATAGAATGTATTTCTTGCTTGTTAGAACGATAAGAATAGCTCTTTTAAATCCTTTGATTTCAGAAAAAGCTTCAATTAAACCTATAGATTGTTTAGATTATCGAATGTTAGCTAGTTTAATTGAGCATTTTGCTGATTACTCAACGCTTATAGCTGAAACATGTATAAATTACAATTCATGTCCTCCAAAAGATTTAATTGAACCCTTAAATGAAATTGGAAAAACAATTTGCAACTGTTATGAAAAAGCTTTTGAAGCTGTCCTCTCAAAAAATTTAAAGTTAACTTTAGAAGTTTACTCAGAATCTAAACTTATTGAGGATATAATAAGAAGTTTAGAAAGTAAACTTTATGAGCTTTCTCCTGAAACACGAGAGAAATTAATGCCTTTAACTTCAGTATTTAATTATATGAAAGAAGTATGTATTGACATAGCTGATTTAACTAGAACAAAGTGA
- a CDS encoding DNA-directed DNA polymerase II small subunit → MSNLKKIIQLIVRQGYQIGNDCLIFLQSLSEEEAEKIVKEALKIVEERIPKPIIIDKTILEESKERIKPKNIVNLKTRVPIAKEFESRIKVLKDPTNKISCTGSIEEFNQYFKNRFNKLKKIFQQRMDCKTANSLNHALQMPLNSKVKFIAMIIEKKEKKDKIILKVDDEEASATVIVFKEKNKEVYELAQSLVLDQVVCIEGVVTKEGLIIADNIIFPDLPEKKRENNIEESISVALIADIHCGSKTFLKEIFERFILWLNGEVGNEKQRELSSQIKYIIIAGDLIDGVGVYPEQEKELQITNIYEQYKIIAKYLREVPDYIDILIIPGNHDAVRQALPQPAIPKEYMELINENGRLISLGNPCEVNIHEASFLIYHGTSLNDIISVVPKLNYEKPEKALEFLLKARHLAPMYGANTPIAPEREDYLVIDDVPDVFVAGHTHVAGCSRYKGTTVISCGTWQAQTEYQKKLNVKPTPGILQLIRLDNMQINIIDFSFIF, encoded by the coding sequence TTGAGCAATTTAAAAAAGATTATACAGTTAATTGTAAGGCAAGGATACCAAATAGGGAATGATTGTTTAATTTTTCTTCAATCATTAAGTGAAGAAGAAGCGGAAAAAATAGTTAAAGAAGCATTAAAAATTGTTGAAGAAAGAATCCCTAAACCAATAATTATTGATAAAACCATTTTAGAAGAATCTAAAGAAAGAATTAAACCTAAAAATATTGTTAACCTTAAAACTAGAGTACCAATAGCTAAAGAGTTTGAAAGCCGAATAAAAGTTTTAAAAGATCCAACAAATAAGATTAGTTGTACAGGTTCTATAGAAGAATTTAACCAATATTTTAAAAATCGATTTAATAAACTAAAAAAGATTTTTCAACAAAGAATGGACTGTAAAACTGCTAATAGCTTAAATCATGCGCTTCAAATGCCATTAAACTCTAAGGTAAAGTTTATAGCTATGATTATTGAGAAAAAAGAGAAAAAAGATAAAATAATTCTTAAAGTTGATGATGAAGAAGCTTCAGCAACAGTAATTGTGTTTAAAGAAAAAAATAAAGAGGTTTATGAGCTTGCTCAAAGCTTAGTTTTAGACCAAGTTGTATGTATTGAGGGCGTAGTAACTAAAGAAGGCTTAATAATTGCAGATAACATAATTTTTCCAGATTTACCAGAGAAAAAAAGAGAAAATAACATAGAGGAAAGTATTAGTGTAGCTTTAATAGCGGATATTCACTGCGGTAGTAAAACCTTTCTAAAAGAAATTTTTGAAAGGTTTATTTTATGGTTAAACGGTGAAGTAGGAAATGAAAAACAAAGAGAATTGTCCAGCCAGATAAAATATATCATTATAGCTGGAGATTTAATTGACGGTGTAGGTGTTTATCCTGAGCAGGAGAAAGAATTGCAGATAACAAATATCTATGAACAATACAAAATTATAGCTAAATATTTAAGAGAAGTCCCAGATTACATAGATATATTGATTATTCCAGGTAATCACGATGCAGTTCGTCAAGCACTTCCTCAACCAGCTATTCCAAAGGAATATATGGAATTAATTAATGAAAATGGGAGATTAATTTCTTTAGGAAATCCTTGTGAAGTAAACATTCATGAAGCGTCATTTTTAATTTACCATGGAACAAGCTTAAATGATATTATATCAGTTGTACCAAAATTAAATTATGAAAAACCTGAAAAAGCTCTTGAGTTTTTATTAAAAGCTAGACATTTAGCGCCTATGTACGGAGCTAACACACCTATAGCTCCTGAAAGAGAGGATTACCTAGTTATAGATGATGTACCAGATGTATTTGTAGCAGGACATACACATGTTGCGGGGTGTAGCAGATATAAAGGAACAACAGTGATAAGTTGTGGAACATGGCAAGCGCAAACAGAGTACCAAAAAAAGCTTAATGTAAAACCGACTCCTGGAATTCTACAGTTAATTCGGTTGGATAATATGCAAATTAACATTATAGATTTTTCATTTATTTTTTAG
- a CDS encoding DUF99 family protein, whose amino-acid sequence MVIYLKKLQEKLNINSIISIGVDDGRIPPRNLTQRKTLLIAVKLKGFSIKNIFLTEITVDGLDATIALIKLLKGKAFDVIFLSGVSFAGFNLMNVEELFTALNKPIIVVTDEKPDNLAVKKALKLHFKDWIERWRIVKKLGRLYKVKINLYKNPLYFEVFGIHHSRARELIKALSLFSKVPEPVRIARIIARGLSDY is encoded by the coding sequence TTGGTGATTTATTTAAAGAAACTCCAAGAAAAATTAAACATTAACTCAATAATAAGTATAGGAGTTGATGATGGAAGAATTCCCCCAAGAAATTTAACTCAAAGAAAAACTTTACTAATTGCTGTTAAACTTAAAGGCTTTTCAATAAAAAATATTTTTCTAACAGAAATTACTGTTGATGGTCTTGACGCTACAATTGCTTTAATTAAACTTCTTAAAGGGAAAGCTTTTGATGTAATTTTCTTAAGCGGGGTCTCATTTGCAGGATTTAACTTAATGAATGTTGAAGAATTATTTACTGCTTTAAACAAACCTATTATAGTTGTGACTGATGAAAAACCTGATAATTTAGCTGTTAAAAAAGCGCTTAAACTTCATTTTAAAGATTGGATTGAACGCTGGAGAATTGTGAAAAAATTAGGTCGATTATACAAGGTTAAAATAAATTTATATAAAAATCCTTTATATTTCGAAGTCTTTGGAATTCACCATAGTAGAGCTAGAGAATTAATTAAAGCTCTCTCTCTTTTTAGCAAGGTTCCTGAACCTGTTAGAATAGCAAGAATAATAGCACGTGGTTTAAGCGATTATTAA